A genomic window from Sphingobacterium spiritivorum includes:
- a CDS encoding patatin-like phospholipase family protein, with translation MKRILSIDGGGIRGIIPGLLLVNLEDKLKIATNDPNIHISDFFDFFAGTSTGGILTALLLCPSEDNPNRPRFTTREALNIYLDHGPQIFSTTRWRRFLSKFGVLSELYDAKIFESVLMDYFGDTKLSQLIKPCIITAYNIELRKNHFFRQQKAISHGESRDFYLRDVCRATAAAPTYFSVAEIFSLANIRYPLLDGGVFAQNPSISALLEVLKNFNTFKITDISILSLGTGAARNAYNYEDFKKKWAISIGPALVDIMTSSSSESTDYFLRQLFRSVKRTQNYIRIEPNNLLSVESSLDAATKSNIQKLESLADRMISENEALIDNIVVDLIADRKSRNRKSAWNFLKNKD, from the coding sequence ATGAAAAGAATACTTTCCATAGATGGCGGTGGAATCCGTGGTATTATACCCGGTCTTCTGCTGGTCAATCTTGAAGATAAACTTAAAATAGCCACCAATGATCCGAATATCCATATCTCGGATTTTTTTGATTTTTTTGCCGGGACCAGTACAGGAGGTATTCTCACAGCATTGTTATTATGTCCCAGTGAAGACAATCCCAATCGTCCCCGTTTCACCACCCGTGAGGCGCTCAACATTTATCTGGATCATGGACCACAGATTTTCTCCACCACACGCTGGAGAAGATTTTTAAGTAAATTCGGTGTCCTGAGTGAACTCTATGATGCAAAGATATTCGAAAGTGTACTCATGGATTATTTCGGAGATACCAAACTGAGCCAGCTCATCAAACCCTGTATTATCACAGCTTATAATATTGAGTTGCGGAAAAATCATTTCTTCAGACAACAAAAAGCAATCAGCCACGGTGAGTCACGTGATTTTTATCTTCGGGATGTATGCCGGGCTACTGCCGCAGCACCCACCTACTTTTCGGTTGCTGAAATATTTTCGTTAGCTAATATTCGTTATCCGCTTCTGGATGGTGGAGTATTTGCTCAAAACCCTTCAATTTCAGCCTTACTTGAAGTATTAAAAAACTTCAATACGTTCAAGATAACAGACATATCTATTCTGTCATTGGGTACAGGAGCAGCCCGGAATGCTTACAATTATGAAGATTTCAAGAAAAAATGGGCTATTTCCATCGGACCTGCTCTTGTCGATATCATGACAAGCAGCTCATCAGAGAGCACAGATTATTTCCTTCGACAGCTTTTCAGGTCTGTAAAGCGTACCCAAAACTACATTAGGATAGAACCAAATAACTTATTGTCGGTAGAATCTTCACTGGACGCAGCAACCAAAAGTAATATTCAGAAATTAGAGTCACTTGCTGACCGTATGATAAGTGAGAATGAAGCTCTCATAGACAACATCGTAGTTGATCTTATTGCCGACCGAAAATCCAGAAATCGCAAATCTGCCTGGAACTTTTTGAAGAATAAGGACTAA